In Helianthus annuus cultivar XRQ/B chromosome 9, HanXRQr2.0-SUNRISE, whole genome shotgun sequence, the following are encoded in one genomic region:
- the LOC110879978 gene encoding signal recognition particle subunit SRP68 — MATEKTDVSSMELDDQITTDPKFSINVLQLLKSAQMQHGLRFGDYTRYRRYCTARLRRLYKSLKFTHGRGKYAKKSVTASTVTEVRFLHLVLYTAERAWSHAMEKRQLPDGPNARQRSYLIGRLRKAVKWATLFAELCAIKGDSRTSLEAEAYASFMKGNLLFEQDQNWDVALKSFKSARVVYEELGKYGDLDNQVLCRERVEELEPSIRYCLHKIGESNLQASELVHIGEIEGPALDLFKAKLEAVMTEARTQQAASMTEFHWLGHRFPISNAKTRVSILKAQELEKELNDRMEGALPAEKRLAVFDKIFAAYNEARGSIRSDLATAGSSENIKDDLSGLDKAIGAVLLQRTIERNQLLVSIAKSKLSKAQNEKVTKPEELVRLFDLLLQNTSDLSDLLSSGRDRKEEEVALIEECEIKELIFRAERCFFLAKSYSSAGKRTEAYSLFSFARSLAENALKKLRSATSRDQVTIKELETLHNNCRSNSCIEHAMGIMEHEKAPEDLSKKISTVSISGTDRKAEKFLIEKLDSYESAVGDSSTKVAPRIAAYQPSFQPIARSPIVLDLAYNSIDFPSIDNRMKQDKKGFISRLWR; from the exons ATGGCGACGGAGAAGACCGATGTATCCTCCATGGAACTCGACGATCAGATCACCACCGATCCAAAGTTCTCAATCAACG TATTGCAGCTTTTAAAATCTGCACAGATGCAGCACGGATTGCGTTTTGGGGACTACACTCGCTATCG GAGGTATTGTACTGCTCGGTTGAGGAGGTTGTATAAATCGTTGAAGTTTACCCATGGGCGTGGGAAGTATGCTAAGAAGTCTGTAACTGCATCTACTGTTACTGAAGTTAG GTTTCTCCATTTGGTTCTCTACACAGCAGAAAGAGCATGGAGCCATGCCATGGAGAAGAGACAGCTGCCAGATGGTCCAAATGCACGTCAACGAAGCTACCTGATTGGTCGGTTGCGTAAAGCAGTGAAATGGGCTACACTTTTTGCAGAATTATGCGCTATCAAGGGAGATTCTAGAACTTCGTTAGAAGCCGAG GCGTATGCCTCATTTATGAAAGGTAATTTATTATTTGAACAAGACCAGAATTGGGACGTTGCATTGAAGAGTTTCAAGAGTGCTAG GGTTGTTTACGAGGAACTTGGAAAATACGGAGATCTGGATAATCAAGTTTTGTGCCGTGAGCGTGTTGAGGAACTAGAACCAAGTATACGCTACTGTTTGCACAAAATTGGTGAATCAAATTTACAGGCTTCTGAACTTGTACACATCGGGGAAATTGAAGGACCTGCACTGGACCTTTTTAAAGCTAAATTAGAA GCTGTAATGACTGAAGCTAGAACTCAGCAGGCTGCATCCATGACCGAATTTCATTGGCTTGGTCATAGGTTTCCCATATCAAATGCAAAGACGAGGGTTTCTATATTGAAAG CTCAggagttggaaaaagagcttaATGATCGAATGGAAGGTGCTCTTCCTGCTGAGAAAAGACTTGCTGTTTTTGACAAAATTTTCGCTGCATATAATGAAGCCCGGGGATCCATTCGCAGCGACTTG GCTACTGCAGGTAGCTCtgaaaacataaaggatgatTTGAGTGGGCTTGACAAAGCAATAGGTGCTGTACTATTGCAGCGCACCATTGAACGCAACCAACTGTTGGTTAGCATAGCTAAGAGTAAACTTAGCAAGGCCCAGAATGAGAAAGTCACCAAACCTGAAGAGCTTGTCAGGTTATTCGATCTTCTTTTACAG AATACATCAGATCTTTCTGACTTGTTGAGTTCTGGAAGAGACAGAAAAGAGGAAGAAGTTGCACTAATTGAAGAATGTGAAATCAAAGAGCTCATTTTTCGAGCTGAAAG GTGTTTTTTCTTGGCCAAGTCTTATAGCTCAGCTGGGAAGAGGACAGAAGCATATTCTTTGTTTTCTTTTGCTCGCTCTCTGGCTGAAAATGCATTGAAGAAACTTAGGAGTGCGACTAGTCGTGATCAG GTGACGATCAAAGAGTTGGAGACATTGCATAACAATTGCAGATCCAACAGTTGTATTGAACATGCAATGGGGATTATGGAACACGAGAAGGCTCCCGAAGATCTTTCAAAAAAGATTTCTACTGTATCAATATCTGGGACCGATAGAAAG GCGGAAAAGTTCCTCATTGAGAAATTGGATTCTTATGAGTCTGCTGTTGGTGATTCAAGCACAAAAGTAGCACCGCGTATTGCTGCATACCAACCATCCTTCCAACCAATTGCTCGCAGTCCCATAGTTCTTGATCTCGCATATAACTCAATTGATTTCCCATCAATTGATAACAGGATGAAGCAAGACAAAAAGGGTTTCATTAGTAGGCTTTGGAGATAA